The genomic interval CGCGTTTGATAACAGCGCAGGTGCCACCCTGGAAGTAAACCTCGGCGAGAAGGTGAGCCTGAGCGCTGAAGTGATTACCGCCAAGCGGGGTACCACCAATGTGGCTCCGTTCGGCAACGTGAACCGCCTGAACGTCTACGGTGGTCACCTGAAGGCGAACCTGATCGACCGACTGACCATCACCGCCGACTACGCCCAGAGCGACCTGCTGCTGCAGGAAGACAACGTCAACAACAAGGACAACTGGGCGTTGCTGGTGGGTGTTGGCTACACCTTCAGCGAGAACCTGTCGCTGAGCGCAGGCTATCGCGAGGTGCGCCCGTACTTCGCCGCCCCCGGCTACTGGGGCCGCATCGGTTACTGGCACAACCCGACCGACATCAAAGGCGCGGATGTCGCGCTGGCGTGGAAGCTGGGTGCGTTCGCCATCGATGCGAAGGGTGGCTTCTACAAGGGTAGCGACCGCCCGGCGAGCTTCGTCGGCAAGGATGACGAGATTACTCACATCGCCGCCGGCGTGCTGTGGAACGCCAGCGAGAAGCTGAACCTGAACGTCTCTTACGAGGGCGTTCTGTGGAACCTCAAGACCTCCGCAGCCGGCGCGAAGCCGACGGAGAACTACGTCACGCTGGGCGTGGACTACAAGGTGAGCGACAACGCGCTGCTCAAACTGCTCTACCAGGTCGTGGACTTCAACGCCAAGGGTGTCGCCGCATGGCGCGTGATCCCCGGCGACGACAAAGCCCGCGCTGGTGTGGCAGTGGCCCAGTTCAGCGTGAAGTTCTAACCTGAAACCGCGCAGTCAACCCCCTCCGGCAAGCCGGAGGGGGTTTTCGTTTGGTATGCCCTGTGAGGACGCGATGCTCCCAAAGGGAAACGCTGTGCCAGACTGCTAACCCGAAAACGCAGGACTTCCCTGCGTTCTGCCGAATCACTACTTCACCTTGATTCTTCACCAGGACAGGAGGTGCACTGATGAATCGTCTGGTGCCGCCTGTGGTTTTTCTTGTCGTCCTGTGGACATGTGCGGTGGCTCTGGCTCAGCAGGACGTCCCGTCCGGGCACTGGGCATACGACGCCGTTCAATCTTTGATGCGGGAGGGCATTCTGAAGGGATACCCGGATGGCTCTTTTCGCGGTCAAAAGCCCGTTACGCGCTACGAGTTCGCCGTTGCCCTGCGCGATGCCCTTCAGGAAATGAGAAACCGCGTCAATGCTTTGAGGGACGAATGGAGGCAGCGCATTCTGCTACCCCCTCCCCCTGTCATTACTCCGCCGCCTCCTGCCGTCGATGCTGTCGCCGTTGACGCCGACCGGGAGAAGCTGAAGCAGATTCCCGAGGATACGGCGCAGCGGTTGCTCAGGCTGGAGGAACAGATGCGCATCCTGAATCAGCTGCTGGAGGAGTTCGGACGCGATTTGCAGACCATCGGCGAGGACGTTCGCCGTCTGCGGAGGGAACTCTCCGGGGCACAGAGCCAGGTTCGCTCGCTGGAACAGCAGCTGCGCCAGCGTGTGCGGGTCAGCGGTACCGTCGACCTCGTCGGCCGAGGGGCGCACGGGATAGACCACAAGGGCTTTGTGGACCAGAACGGCTATGCGTCCAGCGGCGGGCTGTTGAACAACGCCGAGGTGACCCATGAGCTGAACCTGCAGGTGTCTGCCGAGGTCGCCCCTGCCATCCGCGCGGAGGCAGCGCTTGTGGCAGGCAACTACCTCACTTACGTCCGCTCGGCGTCTCACTTTGCAAACGCCCCGCAACGCAGCCCGGGTGCCACCGACTTCCTGCTGTGGAAAGCAGGGATACGCGTGCCGGTAAGCCTGTTTGGCAGGCAGGGTAGCCTGTTGGTGGGCAGGATAGAGAACCGAATGACCCCTTTAACCCTGTGGAGGCCGGATGTCGATGTGTATACCCTGCTCCCGCGCTATGATGGCGGTTATTACAGCATGGACGGGCTGAAGTTCCGGCTGGACACCGATTTGGTGAGCATCATGCTCTACGCTGCCGAACACGATACGGTGAACACCAACCTCCTGCCCGACTTCATGCGCGTCTCTGCTGGCAACGACGCAGTCAACCTCTTCCAGCCCGGTAACCCCCTGCGCCAGCGTCCCAACCGCATTCCCTACGGCATCGTCCATGCCCGGCACAGCGCAGGGGCCTCCGCAACGGTGCGGCTGGGAAATACCGTCGCTGTAGGGGCACAGTTTCTCACCATCGACGCTGGACGAGACATTCCGACCGCCTTCGGCGCGGTCAATGGGGTGAATGTATGGGGGTGGCAGGCAGAGTACAAACCCTCCGACCGGTGGCAGTTCGCCGCCGTCTATTCGCAGAGTGACCTCGTGCATCATGGCGATACCCGTCTGAACCGCGATAACTGGGCGTTTTCCGCAAGAGTGCAATACAGTCCAGATGAAACGACTTCCTTGTGGCTGGGATACCGCGATTTTCGCCCCTACTTTGCACCCCCTGGCTACTGGGGGCGTATCGGCTACTGGCATAACCCCACCGACCTGCGCGGCATCGACGCGGGCTACAGAGCCCGCATCGGCAGCGTGGCAGTAGATGCACGCGGAGGCTTTTACTCCGGCACCGGTAAAGCCGCGCCTCCTGCAGGTTTCGGCAGCGACGACGGGGTGGTGCACCTCGCGCTCAACGCGCAATGGCGGGCTCGTCCCCGCTGGCGGATTGGGCTGAGTTATGAGGGTGCATTCTGGAACCTGAAGGATGTACAGCGTTTCAACCCCGCTGCAGGATTGTCTGCACCAGGCAAGCCAAGGGAGCACTACGCCACACTGAGCCTGTGGTACGACCTCAGTGAGGATACCGTTCTGCGCGCGTTGTATCAGTCGGTTTTTTATGACGCCGCCGGCGTAACCTCCTACTCCCTGCTGGGTAGCAATAAAGAGCACGGCGGCGTGGCTGTTATCCAGCTCAGCACGGCATTTTGAGACGCTACAGGAATCCGTCCGCTTCGGGTTAAAATATGGAGAACAAGAGGAAGGTGTAGAACACTCAGGGGAGGCAACGAAAGCGGATGTCGATGAACGGCAACGGAGAAAAACGCGAACACTGGGGAACTCGTATTGGATTGGTTCTGGCGATGGCAGGCAATGCCATCGGGCTGGGCAACTTTTTGCGCTTTCCGGGGCAGGCAGCGGCAAACGGCGGAGGGGCGTTCCTCATTCCCTACTTTATCTGCCTGTTGCTCATGGCGATTCCGCTGATGTGGCTGGAATGGACACAGGGGCGCTATGGCGGCGTGCGCGGACACGGCACGACCCCGGCGATGTTTCAACTCATGTGGAAAAACCCAATCGCCAAATACCTCGGCGTGCTCGGGCTTTTTATCCCCACCATCATCCTGTTCTATTACTCATACATCGGCTCGTGGGCCTTGGGCTTCAGCATCAAAACTCTGCTGGGGCAGACGCCGCACGTGGAGAGAATCCAGCTCCACGAGGGGATGAGTGCGGACGAGATTTCGCAAACCGTGTTGAACCCATATAACGAGTTCCTGGGGAGCTATACTGGTGCAGGGGACGGTGGCATGTGGCTCCGTCCCGAGGCATTTACCCTGTTCGTTTTTGCGATTGTCTATTTCCTCACGTTGTGGCTCATGGCGCGCGGCGTGTCGGGAGGTATCGAGGCACTAGCGAAGGTGGCGATGCCGCTGTTGTTCATTCTTGCCATCGGGCTGGTAGTGCGGGTTTTTACTCTGGGACACCCTGTCTCCAGAGAGTACGGGGTCATGGATGGCATCGCCTTCCTGTGGGAACCCAAATGGTATGTGGAGCGAGATGGGCAACAGGTGTTCGTGCTTCTGGACTCCAAGACCTGGCTGGCAGCGGCGGGGCAGGTGTTTTTCTCGCTGAGTTTGGGCATGGGTGCTATCCAGTGTTATGCCTCCTATTTGCGCCGCAAGGACGATGTAACCCTCACGGGACTCTCGACGAGCGCATCGAACAGCTTTGCCGAGGTGGTGCTGGGTGCCTCCATTGCGCTGCCAGCGGCATCGGCTTTCTTCGGGGTGGCGGCAGCGCAGATGATTGCCTCCAAAGGCAGTTTCTATTTGGGCTTCGTGTCGATGCCCGCCATCTTCAGTTTTCTGCCCGCAGGCAACGTGCTGGGGTTCCTGTGGTTCCTGCTGCTGTTCTTCGCCGCGATGACCTCTATCGTCGCCATGTGCCAGCCGATTATCGCATTCCTGGAAGACGAGTTCGGCATGAGCCGAACTCGCGCCGTTGCCGCGATGGGGCTGTTGTGGCTGATTGGCGTGCAGTTCGCCATCTGGGTCAACGGCGGAGTGGATGTGTACGACTTCTGGTCGAGCACCTTCGGTCCGCCGCTGATGGCATTGATCGAGGTGGTCATCCTGATGTGGATTTTCGGCGCGGACAAAGTATGGCAGGAGATGCACGAAGGGGCGTTGCTGCGTGTGCCGCGCTTCTTCTACTACTGCGCCAAGTACGTGACCCCGATTTTCCTTATCGCGATACTGGGCACGTGGTTCTACGAGAACGTCATCCGCCCGCTGCTGAGCGGTGAGCTCTTTACCCGCCCGATAGAAGCAGCCGGTCTGGAGGTGGGCTGGCATATCTGGATGGTGCGTGGCTTCGTCATTCTGGTGTTTCTGCTGCAGGTGTTCGCCGTCTGGTATGCGTGGAACGTGCGCAAGAGTATGCAACGTGCGGAGGTGCTTCCTGAATGAACTGGCAAGGCTGGGTATTTATGTTAAGCGCATGGACGTTTTTTACCGTGCTGCTGATATATTGTTTCTACCGCATCCTGTTTGGCGATTCCGGACAGGGGCGTGATGGCACTTGATGCGCGACGGTTCGCAGAAATCCTTCTCGCAATCGTGCTGATTGTCGGAGGAGCGAGAGAGTTCACCCGTCGGCTGGAACGAGCGGCGGAACGACAGATACTGCAGCAGCTGGGTGGGAACGGGCAGGTGCAGGTGCGCATCGAGCCTCGCTGGGGTGCGCTGGGCGTGTTACTCGCACGGGCGGATACCATCACAGTTCAGGCGTCGGGGTTTCGCGCGGCGCAGATGCCCTTCTTTTCCGAATCGCCAGTGCCTGCCTGGCGGGGGCATGTGCAAAGAGTGCAGATTGTGCTGGAGCGGTTTTCCTTGAAAGGCTTCCCGGTGCGTCGTCTGGAAGCGACGATACCCGATGTTTCTCTGGATTCCAGGGCGGCGGCGTTTCGCCTGAAAATCCGCCTGTTTGTAGCAGGTTGGGGAGAAGGTCGGGTGACCCTGGACGAGGAGGATTTAGCGACCTTCGTGAAGCGTCGGTTGCCTGAGGTACACTCTCCACAGGTGCGGGTAACTGCTTCGGAGATATACATCACCGGAGAGCTGGCTGCGCTGCTGACCACATGGCGGTTTGAGGCGAAGGGGCGTGTGGCAGTGCGAGACGGTCGGCAGGTGGTGATAGACAGTGCGCAGGTGCGTGTGGAAGGGGAAGACCTTCCCCCTGCGGTGGTGCAGAAGGTGGCTTCCGCACTCAATCCGGTGCTGGATGTGGAGCGCGATATGAATCTGGGTTCGATGTTCATTGTGGAACGTGTGGAGCAAGAAGAAGGTTTCGTGAAGCTTATCGGGCGGGCGACGGTGCCGCCCCGTCAGACAGGAGGGGTCAATGGCGACACCAAATGAACTGCGGTGCACGCCTCTCGCGGAGGTGCATCCCCGCATGGGGGCGCGAATGGTGGAGTTTGCGGGCTGGTGGATGCCCGTGCAGTATGGCGGCATCATGCAGGAAGCGCGTGCCGTGCGCGAAGGCGTGGGCATGTTCGATATCAGCCACATGGGCAGATTCCATCTGCAAGGCGCCGAAGCCATCGCCGTCCTCGAGAAACTGACCACCAACGACGTTTCCGCCCTCACCGACGGCGCCGCGCAGTATTCTCTGCTGACCAACCCGCAAGGTGGTGTTATCGACGACATCATCGTCTATCGGCTTGCTGCTGACCACCTGCTGGTGGTGGTGAACGCCGCGAACGCCGATAAGGATAAGGCATGGATACTGCAACACCTGCCGTCTTCGGTGTCGTTGGAGGATGTTACCGCATTCACCGCGATGATCGCCGTACAGGGACCGCAGGCTATCGGGCTGGTCAGCCAGCTGTTCAGCCTGACTCTGGCGGAACTACCCCGTTTTCACTTCACCACCTCTACCTGGCAAGGACATCGCGTGTTCATCGCGCGCACTGGTTACACGGGTGAGGACGGCGTGGAGCTGATTGTGGAAGCTACAGGAGCGGAAGCCCTGTGGAACAGCCTGAGCGAGTCGGGAGCAGTGCCCTGCGGCCTGGGCGCAAGGGATGTGCTGCGCATCGAGGCGGGATACCCTCTGTACGGTCACGAGTTGAACGAAGACATCAACCCCATCGAGGCGGGGTTGGGCTGGGTGGTCAGTAAGAGCAAGCAGTTCATCGGGGCGGAGGTTATCCGTCGTGTTCGAGAGCAGGGTCCTGTCCGCAAGCTGGTAGGGCTGGAAGTAGAAGGGCGCATGGTGGCACGGCAGGGTTACCCCGTGCAGGTAGACGGGCAAACGGTTGGCGAAATTACCAGTGGAACCTTCTCGCCCACGCTGGAGAAAAGCATCGCTATGGCGTTCGTGAGCAGCGAATACGCCAGGACAGGCAATGAGGTACAGGTGGATATGCGCGGAAAACCTGTGCCTGCCCGCATTGTATCGAGACGGTTCGTCAATCACGTATAAGCATAACGGAGGTGAACATGAACATCCCGAACGATTTACGATACTCCAAAACGGACGAATGGGTGCGTGTGGAGGGCGGCATCGCCACCATCGGTATCACCGACTATGCGCAATCCGAACTGGGTGACATTGTTTACCTGGAGCTGCCGGAACCGGGGCGCGTGCTACAGGTGGACGAGATGTTCGGCACAGTGGAGTCGGTGAAGGCAGTGGCAGACCTGTATGCGCCCTTAGCGGGTGAGGTCGTTGAGGCAAACGCCGCCGTCACCCAGCGTGCGGAATTGGTGAACGAAGACCCCTACGGCGAGGGGTGGCTGATTAAGATGCAAATCGCAGACCCGTCCGAGTTAGACAACCTCCTTACCGCTGAGCAGTACGCGGCATATATCGAGGAGCGTCAAAAGGCATGACATACATTCCGCATACCGATGCCGACCGCGAACGGATGCTGCGCGCCATTGGCGTGGAGCGGATGGAAGACCTGTTCGCGGAGATACCGCAGGAATTGCGCTTTCAGGGGCTGCTGAACCTGCCTCGGGGCATGGATGAAATCGCCCTGCGGGCGCACATGCAGCGTCTTGCGGGGCAGAACATGGATGTGTCGAAGTGCGTCTGCTTTCTGGGTGCGGGAATCTACGACCACTTCGCGCCTGCGGTGATAGATGCCATTCTGTCGCGCGGCGAGTTCCTCACCGCCTACACGCCCTACCAACCTGAGGTCAGTCAGGGATTATTGCAGGCGATGTTCGAATACCAGACCATGATTTGCAAGCTGACGGGCATGGAGGTGAGCAACGCCTCGATGTATGACGGCGCGACCGCGCTGGCAGAAGCTGCGCTGATGGCATGGCACCATACCGGACGCAGGCGCATTGTGGTTTCTCAGACCGTGCACCCGCATTATCGCCACGTCGTGCGTACCTACACCAGCGCTGCCGACCTCGAAGTGCAGGAGATTCCCGGTGCGGACGGGGTGACCGCGGTAGATGCACATATACCCGACGACACGGCGTGTGTGCTGTGGCAGCACCCCAACTTCTACGGGAACCTCGAGCCGATGGCAGACCTGACCGCCTTGGCACACGAGCGGCGTGCACTGGCGATTGTCGCAGTAGACCCCATTGCGCTGGGTATCCTGAAGCCACCCGGAGAATACGGCGTGGATGTGGTGGTAGGAGAGGGACAACCGCTGGGACTGGCGATGGGTTTCGGAGGCCCCTTGCTGGGCTTCTACGCCTGCAAGGAGGAGTACATTCGGCGTCTGCCGGGACGCATCATCGGCGAGACGGTGGATGTGGAAGGGCGTCGTGGTTTCGTGATGACCCTGCGCACGCGCGAGCAGGACATCCGTCGCGAGCGAGCCACTTCCAACATCTGCACGAACGAAGCCCTGATGGCGTTAGCAGCGGCGGTATACCTAAGCGCACTGGGCAAGCAGGGTTTACGCAAGGTGGCAAACCTGTGCCTGCAAAAGGCACACTATCTGGCAAAGCGCCTGACGGAGTTGCCGGGGGTGGAACTGGTCTATCCGCAGGCACGCTTTTTCAAGGAGTTCGTTGTTAGCCTGCCACGCCTGGCGGAAGAGGTGGCACAGGCGCTGTTGCCCGGCTATCTGGCGGGATTGCCCCTGAGCCGCTATGAAGCTGGACGGGAGCATCACCTGCTCATTGCGGTTACCGAAAAGCGCACCCGGCAGGAGATGGATGAGTTTGTGCACGCACTGCGCGGCGCGCTGAGCGAAGGGTGAAAAAAGCGGTCAGGCATGTCTTGCATT from Bacillota bacterium carries:
- the gcvT gene encoding glycine cleavage system aminomethyltransferase GcvT, whose amino-acid sequence is MATPNELRCTPLAEVHPRMGARMVEFAGWWMPVQYGGIMQEARAVREGVGMFDISHMGRFHLQGAEAIAVLEKLTTNDVSALTDGAAQYSLLTNPQGGVIDDIIVYRLAADHLLVVVNAANADKDKAWILQHLPSSVSLEDVTAFTAMIAVQGPQAIGLVSQLFSLTLAELPRFHFTTSTWQGHRVFIARTGYTGEDGVELIVEATGAEALWNSLSESGAVPCGLGARDVLRIEAGYPLYGHELNEDINPIEAGLGWVVSKSKQFIGAEVIRRVREQGPVRKLVGLEVEGRMVARQGYPVQVDGQTVGEITSGTFSPTLEKSIAMAFVSSEYARTGNEVQVDMRGKPVPARIVSRRFVNHV
- a CDS encoding S-layer homology domain-containing protein gives rise to the protein MNRLVPPVVFLVVLWTCAVALAQQDVPSGHWAYDAVQSLMREGILKGYPDGSFRGQKPVTRYEFAVALRDALQEMRNRVNALRDEWRQRILLPPPPVITPPPPAVDAVAVDADREKLKQIPEDTAQRLLRLEEQMRILNQLLEEFGRDLQTIGEDVRRLRRELSGAQSQVRSLEQQLRQRVRVSGTVDLVGRGAHGIDHKGFVDQNGYASSGGLLNNAEVTHELNLQVSAEVAPAIRAEAALVAGNYLTYVRSASHFANAPQRSPGATDFLLWKAGIRVPVSLFGRQGSLLVGRIENRMTPLTLWRPDVDVYTLLPRYDGGYYSMDGLKFRLDTDLVSIMLYAAEHDTVNTNLLPDFMRVSAGNDAVNLFQPGNPLRQRPNRIPYGIVHARHSAGASATVRLGNTVAVGAQFLTIDAGRDIPTAFGAVNGVNVWGWQAEYKPSDRWQFAAVYSQSDLVHHGDTRLNRDNWAFSARVQYSPDETTSLWLGYRDFRPYFAPPGYWGRIGYWHNPTDLRGIDAGYRARIGSVAVDARGGFYSGTGKAAPPAGFGSDDGVVHLALNAQWRARPRWRIGLSYEGAFWNLKDVQRFNPAAGLSAPGKPREHYATLSLWYDLSEDTVLRALYQSVFYDAAGVTSYSLLGSNKEHGGVAVIQLSTAF
- a CDS encoding DUF2993 domain-containing protein, with amino-acid sequence MALDARRFAEILLAIVLIVGGAREFTRRLERAAERQILQQLGGNGQVQVRIEPRWGALGVLLARADTITVQASGFRAAQMPFFSESPVPAWRGHVQRVQIVLERFSLKGFPVRRLEATIPDVSLDSRAAAFRLKIRLFVAGWGEGRVTLDEEDLATFVKRRLPEVHSPQVRVTASEIYITGELAALLTTWRFEAKGRVAVRDGRQVVIDSAQVRVEGEDLPPAVVQKVASALNPVLDVERDMNLGSMFIVERVEQEEGFVKLIGRATVPPRQTGGVNGDTK
- the gcvH gene encoding glycine cleavage system protein GcvH; this encodes MNIPNDLRYSKTDEWVRVEGGIATIGITDYAQSELGDIVYLELPEPGRVLQVDEMFGTVESVKAVADLYAPLAGEVVEANAAVTQRAELVNEDPYGEGWLIKMQIADPSELDNLLTAEQYAAYIEERQKA
- a CDS encoding sodium-dependent transporter, with product MNGNGEKREHWGTRIGLVLAMAGNAIGLGNFLRFPGQAAANGGGAFLIPYFICLLLMAIPLMWLEWTQGRYGGVRGHGTTPAMFQLMWKNPIAKYLGVLGLFIPTIILFYYSYIGSWALGFSIKTLLGQTPHVERIQLHEGMSADEISQTVLNPYNEFLGSYTGAGDGGMWLRPEAFTLFVFAIVYFLTLWLMARGVSGGIEALAKVAMPLLFILAIGLVVRVFTLGHPVSREYGVMDGIAFLWEPKWYVERDGQQVFVLLDSKTWLAAAGQVFFSLSLGMGAIQCYASYLRRKDDVTLTGLSTSASNSFAEVVLGASIALPAASAFFGVAAAQMIASKGSFYLGFVSMPAIFSFLPAGNVLGFLWFLLLFFAAMTSIVAMCQPIIAFLEDEFGMSRTRAVAAMGLLWLIGVQFAIWVNGGVDVYDFWSSTFGPPLMALIEVVILMWIFGADKVWQEMHEGALLRVPRFFYYCAKYVTPIFLIAILGTWFYENVIRPLLSGELFTRPIEAAGLEVGWHIWMVRGFVILVFLLQVFAVWYAWNVRKSMQRAEVLPE
- the gcvPA gene encoding aminomethyl-transferring glycine dehydrogenase subunit GcvPA; this encodes MTYIPHTDADRERMLRAIGVERMEDLFAEIPQELRFQGLLNLPRGMDEIALRAHMQRLAGQNMDVSKCVCFLGAGIYDHFAPAVIDAILSRGEFLTAYTPYQPEVSQGLLQAMFEYQTMICKLTGMEVSNASMYDGATALAEAALMAWHHTGRRRIVVSQTVHPHYRHVVRTYTSAADLEVQEIPGADGVTAVDAHIPDDTACVLWQHPNFYGNLEPMADLTALAHERRALAIVAVDPIALGILKPPGEYGVDVVVGEGQPLGLAMGFGGPLLGFYACKEEYIRRLPGRIIGETVDVEGRRGFVMTLRTREQDIRRERATSNICTNEALMALAAAVYLSALGKQGLRKVANLCLQKAHYLAKRLTELPGVELVYPQARFFKEFVVSLPRLAEEVAQALLPGYLAGLPLSRYEAGREHHLLIAVTEKRTRQEMDEFVHALRGALSEG